A stretch of DNA from Oryza brachyantha chromosome 4, ObraRS2, whole genome shotgun sequence:
tctcttctatccTCTCTTCCTTCCACGTCAGTGAGTATGGAGCGATAGAGACGATAATAATAGCCCTTTGCACGTGTCTTAATAGGGATTACTACGAATGACTCTAGCGTCATATAACCAACAGGAATGCTATCCTAGTGACTGCTCTTTTCATGAGATGAATGGTAGAGTATAATTAAGATAAGGGGAAGGGAATCACGAGTTCATCACGATGgatgatatttatatatgttgatgGTAATCTAGATGATATAGATACACACACATGGTGTTCAACATTAGTGACAGAGCATCTAATAATGAATATAGAGTTCATTAAATGCGCTCGGAAACTTAAGCAGATGGAATAAAAAACAGACGCTCATGAATAGCATGCACGCAGAGAACCGACACCGGtgcacacatataaatatggAGTATACGCATATGATGCATGGATatgccgatcgatcgatgagcAAGAAACACGTTGAGATGGCTCGATTGTATCCATCTGTCTCCGATCCATAATCGTAGGCGTTTTCTGACTTTGATTCCACGCATGAACGCCACGAGTGCAAACACGTCTCTAAAATACTCACATGAAATCACGAGCAGTCAAGCAGCACCCATGTGCGATGCAATGGAATGCAACACCGCACTCTCGGTATGAATTTTAACCGCGGGTAACCGGTCCGGGGCCCTGCATATATGGGCGGGTAAGGGGCCGGATATTGAGTCTTACCCGCGGATAACCGAGGGGGTATATTAGATATAATCCTTTAAATTACAGCccataaatatgcaaaagcCCAATGCTAAATCGGTGAGGAGCATGCTACAAAAACCGGCGAGTGATGGATCTTGATTATTGTGTATTCCAAATGATGGATTGATAGATCATGCAtgaaatattcaatttttgttCAAGCTGAATTCATCATtgtcttttatttattgtgttGATTGAAGTGAGATATTACTCAATACGAATAAGTGGGTCACCTGGTCGGGTCGGGTACGGAGATTGAATTCCACCCATTTCTCCAATCTTGTCTAGGTTCGGGTATACAATTCAGATGGTGGGTTCGGGTCCATTTCCAACCCGCCCTAGACCCGTCCCGTTGCCACGCCTACTCCCAGCTGCGCCTGCGCCTATATAAAGAGGCTTCTCTCCGAGCTGCTCTACTCATCCCATCGATCGCAGCTGcagacgaagaagaagatgacgaTGAACAAGGCCGCCGGtgtggtggcggtggtcgccgccgtcgccttcgccgccgccgtgacgACGGCGCACGCGCAGACCTGCGGCAAGCAGAACGACGGCATGATCTGCCCGAGTAACCTGTGCTGCAGCCAGTGGGGGTACTGCGGCCTCGGCAGCGACTACTGCGGGACGGGGTGCCAGAGCGGCGCGTGCTGCAAGAGCCAGCGGTGCGGCagccagggcggcggcgcgacgtgcCCCAACAACCAGTGCTGCAGCCAGTACGGGTACTGCGGCTTCGGCTCCGAGTACTGCGGCAGCGGCTGCCAGAACGGGCCCTGCCGCGCCGACATCAAGTGCGGCCCCAACGCCGGCGGCAAGCTCTGCCCCAACAACCTGTGCTGCAGCCAGTGGGGGTACTGCGGCCTCGGCAGCGAGTTCTGCGGGACGGGGTGCCAGAGCGGCGCCTGCTGCCCGGAGAAGCGCTGCGGCAggcaggccggcggcgccaagTGCCCCAACGACTTCTGTTGCAGCTCCGGCGGCTACTGCGGCCTCGGCGGCAACTACTGCGGCTCCGGCTGCCAGAGCGGCGGCTGCTacggctccggcgccgccgccgacatgGCCGCCATCCTCCCCAACAACCGCACTCTCTCTTTCGATGGGGTCATCAAGTCAGTCGCAGAGCTTGATCAGTAGATGCTGCATGCCGGGCATGCATGCTTCTCGGCATGCACGCAGATCCATCGAGCGAGCTAGCTTGCTGCCTTCAATAAACTCGCTCATGACGACGACATGAACGCATGCAGTCTACTTAGTTTACTCTCCCATAGATAAATAAAGCTGCCATGTACCGAGACTGGCCGGGATGAAGTTTGTAGTTTCTGAAGATGATGAGCTATAGACGTTGTGGAAGCCCATACCTAGTTGAGCTCGTAGCTACGGTGCATGCAAGATATGTGTCAGTATCTTCTATGTTGTAGCCTTCATGAATAAAGTTCTTACTCGAGTCCTGTTCGACTGAGTATTTTGCTCACGCCTTCACGCATGTATCGGCAAGGTATTTTTTGGTTAGTCGAGTGCATATCTCTACTCGTTTTCGTGTATATCACTTAGaaagtaataattaaattttaaaaaatggtaaGATAGGTCAATTTGTGATATATGACACCACAAGCATCCATGTTTAAATTCAACCTACATGGCatttattgattttgtttatataatatatatatatatataatatattatatgcaCAGTCATTCTAGGTCCACGCATGTTGAAGATAGTTGTTATAAAATTGATAGAACCTAAAATTGATGAAACACCTCATAGATGAAGACTAAAAATTGCTAATTCGTTTTTTTGTGGATTGGATGATGGAAAAACCAGCAAGCAGCAAGCGTAGGCTGTGTTGCTGTAGCGCGCCCTACGGAGTTGTACAAGGTCAGCATGCTTTTTAGTTTTAGAAGTTCGGCccggtttttctttttttttacatacatgtttatataGTGATATCTCATATATTGATCttactatatatgttttatgttcTCGGATGACATGCTTGAAATAAGTGTATTTCCACCAAAGTGACCAAAATATGGCCGAAGGAGTAAGCATAGTGCATTCGCAGCATCACGCGGGTAATGTGCTTGCACCTAGCTGCATCTAATCACTTGAGGAACAAAGTTACACCCAAGCGTTTCTCTCATGCATGGCTAAGTAAATCTTTCATCAACTGAGCCTGGCTGAGATCCTCGAacaggcaaccaaacaaccaCGAGATTGCATATATAGGTTGGTGCGGCCAAGCCCCATATATAATAGCTTTGAACATGTCTTAGCTGAACCTTTCAGACACCAAACAAGGCACCAAGATTCAGGGGTGAGGGTACGTATGGGCCCGTCAGTGGTGATctagatgtcatatatatagtgAAATGAATTGTACCACAAGGACTGAGAAAGCTACTGTGAAAGACCGGACTGACTcctaaaaaaaggaaacaaagtcAGGAACTCTCCTCTTTTCCTCCTAGAGCATTTTTCCTATTaagaaggtaccatgaggtaccactgttttctttgtaaaatttaatatgttcTAGTATCTAATGTAcgaagagataccaaattttatatagaaaacagtgatacctcatgGTATCTTCTTAAGAATGGAAAAATTGCTCTTCCTCCTATGTTTCAGATCTCCCCTCAACTAGACAGCATTACAGCAGGAATAAGGGCAGCGATGGAAAGGTTTGGCGGTGGCATACAACGCATGCCTGCCTCCGGGATGGTCGGCTTCTCCGACAATCTTGTCGTCGGTGAGAGATTGTGCTCCGCCGAGGGGAGAGAGGCAAGGACTCGGTGCCGGATTGGCAGGCCCAACGGGGTGAAGTCAAGTAGCTACAGTGTTGGGCCCAGCTGGGTGGAGGCCATCAATGGTGGACCAGATGTTGGGCCGTGGCTGCGAGCTAGCTGTCGTATGTATTTTGGCATGTATGTCGTTAGTTTCCTTACGGCTTATGGCCCCACCTCCGAATATCTCTCTCGATTGTGATTCTATAAGTCGGTTGAGTAGATTTGGAAGGTTACgagcctatatatatactctacaTTGGTATCAATACAATTATTGCGTTGAGTCCTATTGTCTCACATGGTATCAGACTCCTCGATCCACCGCTTCCGCTCCTAaaccctattttttttctcgccaCGGCCATGTTGACCGACGgctcctccctctcccatgACGTGCGTCGACACCAATGTCGCGGCCGTGGCTGACGCCATGCGCATCTCCTCCCAGCCTCACGGTTGATGATGCCACCATCAAGACCATTGCAGACTCGGCTGCCGAAGCATCTGCTGCCGTGCGTGACGCCCTCTCCCAACACCTGCCCTTGTCGCTGGCTCTGTCTGCTCTCCCTGCACTACCGGCTACGTCCGATCTCCACGCGGCAACAGATATCAACTCCACCGTGCCCCCGGCTGCATCGCCCATCCTGCCAGAAGTTGCGGCGCTCCTCGCCCGGCTCTCCGGTAGTCTTCCCGCTCCACCCAACGACGCCGCAGCCCTCAACAACACCAGCGCGCTGCCTTTGCAGGTCTTGGATGCTGACGCTTGCCACACCCTTCATGCCTATGCTGTTGTTGTTCTCAACGTGAAGGACCTCATCCCGGTGACGCTCGAACTCGCCACTGCAAAATTACTCTCGATGGCGCGTCCTGTTCTTGTGATTCTCGGCAAATATGCTTTGACAGATCTTGTCGTCTCCGATGTGCCTCTCCTTGATCAAGTTGATTTGACGCAGATGGAGTGTGTGGTTATACGACACAATCCCCTAGGACCTTCTTCAAGAAGTCATGTCGCCGACAGCCACCGCTCACACAGTATGGCACGATCTTGAGTTCAAATTCCTTGGCAACTGTGAACTCTGTGCTGTCAACCTCTCCGCGGAGTATCATACGTTCCAGAAAGGTGATCTCTCTGTCACAGAGTATTGTCGCCGGCTCCGAACCATGGCGGACTACCTCATCGACCTTGGCGAGCCTCAGAGCGAATGCACGCTTGTTCTCACCCTCATCAATGGATTAAGCCCCAAGTACAGTAACTTGCAATACCTTCTTCCCATGCAAGTCCTATTTCCCAGCTTTCTCCAGGCCAGGTCGCAGCTCCTACTAGAAGAAATCACCAAGGGACATTGCCCAACGTCAGATCCGACGATGGCGTTCGCTGCTTCCACTACCGGCGCTAGCGTCAACACCTCCTCCAACACAggcaacggcggcagcgcaaATGGTGGCGGCAACAGATGTGGCAACTCTCGCAATTCTCGCAATCGCCCGATTGTAATTCTACAAGTCGGTTGAGTAGATTTGGAAGGTTGcgagcctctctctctctatatatatatattggtactGAAATGTATGACTCCTCCGCAGCGCACGGCGTTGGCGTCGTCCCGGCTGAAGCTCGCGTGCGAGAGCACCATGGTGTCGCCGCCGGCTATCGGTGCCTAGGCTTCTATGCACCAACGTCTGGTTCTGGAAAGGTCTCGGTGTCGACTGCTCCGGCATCCAGAACCTGCACAGTACTCAACAAAAAGGAGATGGAACAGATCAGCAAAAGCTCGTGCGGTGGACAAAACCCAGCCGAGAGCCCGAGACCGGAGCAGCACCTTGGCAGGCTCTCGCAGGCGTAGCGCAACGCGAAGGTGCAGCGCACGGCGTTGGCGTCGTCCCGGCTGGAACTTCTTTTGCGTAATTATGTTTGGAGCGTCGGTTAAGTCGTTTGACTACGTGGCGCTGTACATGCGAGGGGCGAGTTTGACTCCGGCGATGCAGCCGATGTCTCACTGACGGATGccgatttttttatcacttttCACCCTTTGTATGTGTGCATACATACTTCGGATGTATCGGGTGTATGGATACTGTTGGTCCGTCTCGATCGGTTGCGGCAAGAATCAAGGAAGCCTACGAGAGCAGCTAGACACGCGCGGAGATGCGCGAGCATTAACCTTTCCGTTCCTACGGTATACCGTAGGCTAGACTTTCTGTATATATACTCCGCATTGATATCAACACAATTATGGCTTCCATACGGAGGATCTGTTTCCTCAAGTTCGCAAAATACCATGGAGTGGACGGTTCTGGGTGCTAAAAGGGGATCTAGATCCAACTCTAGGGTTTCCAGCGAGAGAGGGGGAAGTAGTGAGATCTAGGGCTTCCATTCATAGAGAGGGCAGAGAGAGTGAGATGCAGGCAGTAAGTTGAGGAGGTGAGCATCGGACATTTGGACAGGTAGTGATGGAGACGAACCCGCAACCACCCCAACCCTAGGATCAATGGCAAGGCAACAAATGACAAATGGCGTGTTGGTAATCAATTCCAAGGAGGCCAAACATGGGCTATGGTGCAtcaacaacaacagcagcagccccATCCTGAAATGCGTCGCATGCAAGATAATAAACTGATTCCTACTTTTCAGTCTCAATTtcagaggggaaaaagagatGTAGGCTTAGGTTCAGGAGTTAAACTTCCCAAATGTTTTAGATGTGGTCAAGATAGGCATCACCAAGCTGTGTGTTCTAATCCACCTTTCTGCTATGCTTGTTAACAAGCTGGACACATCTAGGCAAAATGTCCTGTTGTAGCTGAAAGAGTTAGCAAAAGGTGTGTTAAACTCTGTGGATATGGTATCCATGGCCAAGGTTTTTTTAGCTTGAAAGTAGAGTTGGCTCAAAAATCTGTTAGAGCTATATTGACTATTAGAGATGGTTCTGCTTCAATTGCTAAAGTGGAAGCataactaaaaattatttttgcaaagGTGAAGTGGGACTGGAAAGTGAAAGAAATCTTAGAAAACGAATATCTGATAAGTTTTCCTTCTGAAGAGGCTGAAGCAAGGTGACTGACTTTAAAAGTTTTGATTTCAAAGATGGTGATGTCAAAGCTAGTGTAGTTCCTACATGCATGACCGAAGAAGCTGTGAATGAGATGATAGAAGACTAGATCAGAGTGTTTGGGGTACTAAAGTTTGCAAACAATGAATCTGCTATGAAGGACATTGCTGAACTAGCAGGGGAATGTGTTGAGCTAGATTCTCAATCTTTAAAAGGGGAGTCCGGTGAGAATAAGAATTGCTTGCAAGGATCCATGCGAACTGCATTTCGCTATGCTGATTTATATCAACAAAGTGGGATAATCTCAGATAGGAGGCTGAAAATTACCCTCCACTGAAACATATATAGGGTGGTTTCTAAACCTAATATATGAGGAGGATAGTCAGGGTGATGAAAACGGAGGAGACAATGATAAACTAGATGACAAAGCGGGAGATGCTGAGGATGCTGATCTATCTTTCTCTGAAGGCAGTCAAGGAATGAAAGAACTGGCTCAAttattaaaggaaaaaaagaggatCACAATCTGCACCTCCAGCTACAAAAAAGTCTTATGCTCACATCCTTCAACGCTCCATGGAGggtagaaaaaaatgcagtgGTACGTCTGGCAGTAGCAGTGAGTcgaaggagaagaaagaaacaacACTTTATAAAACTTTAACTATATGGGATGTGAGTTCTTTGGAATCTAGGATAGTTCAAGAACCTCAGGAGGAAGAGACAATCATTAATTCTCAATCGAAGAATGAATTATTAGAGATGATGGCCACTAACTTGAGTAAGCTTCAAAACCTACCTAAGACTGATGAAGTGGGAACAATTTGTTGAGGTGGTACAGAATAAAATCCAAAAGAATAAGTTTGCAGGTCCACCAATGGCGACAAGACAGAGTAAAAGGCAGAAAGATCAGCAGATTCCTATCACTCGGAGGGCTGAGATGCTCACTCAGATAAAGAACTTGGTGGTATCAGGTAATTCTAATCCTTTTactatttttcaacttttcaaTTCAGATgagaatttattttgttatagagGTAACGAGGAAGAAAGGTTTCTCTGAGAAATGGATACGTTGGATCAATGCTTGCATCAGAGGTGGCAAAGTTAGTGTGAAAATTAACAATGAGAATAGTCCTTTTTTCAATACTAATAGAGGATTAAGACACGGGGATCCTCTCGCCCCCTCCTTTTTGATCTTGTTAGTGATGCTCTTGCAGCTATTTTTGACTGTGCAAAGAATTCAGGTTTGTTATCTGGTCTGGTTCCTAATTTGGTAAAGGGAGATTACTCACATGCAATACAATGACGATACCATAATTTTCATTCCTTATTGTGAGAAAGATATTGCTATTACAAAATTTCTAATGTATAGTTTTGAAGAGATGTCAGgtgtagaaattatttttcataaaagtgAGGTTTTTGGTGTTGGTTTAGAGATGGATGAGCATTATACCGCTGCTAATCTCTTAAATTGCCCAAGAGGAACCTTAACTATGAAATATTTAGGTTTTCCAATTGGTTCTGGAAAAATTTCTAACAACCAATTTAGCTATATTCCTGAAAAACTGGAAAAGAGAATGGGCTCTTGGATGTGTGAGAACATGTCTTAGGGAGgtataaatatacttattaatttttgtttgtcaGTTATTCCTAACTACATTATGGGTCTTTATCTGGTTCTCGAAGGCATTCACTGAAAGATGGATTCGATAAGGGGTCATTTTTATTGGTCTTGAATTAGTGATAAAAAGAGATATTATATGATCAACGGGAAAGACTTAGCTTTCCCAAGAGAATTTGGGTTGTTGAACTTTACTGATACCATGTGTATGAATAATGCTTTGTTGTCCAAAtggatttttgattttttgtctgGAAGAGAAAGTATGTGTCTTCATTTGCTCAGGAAGAAATACCTGGTAActacacctttttttttcatactaCAGGAGAAGGAGCCTCACAGTTTTGGAAAGGGCTTATTAATATTAGGCCATGGTTTAAAGTAGGCAGTTCATGGAAGGTGGGTAGAGGTGATCAGATTAACTTTTGGGAAGATGTTTGGCTGGAAGTGGTGCCTTAAAAGTgttatataataaaatcttTGAGGTTTGTCACCAAAAGGAGGTGGTTATTAATGATATGATTGATGGTAATATTCACACCCTCTCTTTTAGAAGATCTTTTAATGAAGAGCTTTATAATGACTGGCGATATATGGTAGTGAAAAACAAGTGTTTCACTGTTAGATCAATGTAGAAAGCTTTAACTTTTAGAGGTGCGAGAAACTTAAGATTAGATGATATCTGGAATGCTCCATGTCACTTAAAAGTTAAGCATTTTCTATGGTCGGCTGAGAAGGGTAGAATTCAATCAGTTGTGTGCAGTTAAAAAACAGAGGGTGGGGTGGTTTTGAGTTCTGCCTTCTGTGTAATATGATCGAGGAAACTAATCATATTGTGTTTGGCTATCCGATAgctgtttttgtttggtgtaTTTGTAGAGATGCGTTGAGTTGGGGTTCGATCCCTTTCAATTTGGAACATTATCATTGGATGGTACCAGGAAGAGCTAGaaacaaatttgtaaaagTTCAGATTGCTTGGCTTGCTGCTGAATGTTGGAATCTTTGGATAACTACAAATGACAAGATTTTCAGGAAAAAATTGCTTTCATCGCCATTAACTGttgtttatcatattatttctCTTCTTAGGTATTAGATAGCGCTTGTGAGGTAGGACGAAGTGGGAACCATTTAATACATGATCGGATAAATTCAAGAAAATGCCATGAAGCACTCGAGGAATCGTGATGTAGTGGGTTAGGAAATCTGTGATCTTTAGGTTTAAGTTTTTGAGTTTGTTAGAGTTGGCTTAGGGAGGTTGGTACCCTGGTGCAGGCTATGTAAGCTCTGTCAAAGAAgtgttttgatgtttttgttgATCTAATAGCGTAAGCTGGTAACCCAAGCCTTGAACAAATTGCTTTTAGTAAAAGCAGGACTCATATGAgtcttttatctaaaaattaataggAACCACAGCAAAGGTTCCAGCAATAGAAGAGTTCAGTTATCTACTACCACTATCTgttctccctccccctctcttgCTTGTGGTGGAACCGTGGCTCTGCTTGATGTGGAGAAGGTGAAACGATTTAgttaattataaactaaaatttattactttctctatatttgaataaatgaCATTTTTACTTTTTGACACATcattgactatttgtcttatttaaaaacttctGTAAttaccatttatatttttttgttattatctTAATTATTACCCCTTTGACTATTTTGTTGTGACGTTTTGACACTGCCAGAGCCCTTCCTCTTGTGGACATGGGTTTGCTAAAGTGCTATTAGATGTAAGTATCCAAAACTTATACTATTGTACTATCACTATGGGGACAAAACATATGCTGCGTTTTTTTCCGCACATGTAGGTTATGTTGGAAGAAAGCTTGTATAACAAAAAGTCAGATTTGATGTCTCCATCCTCAGGAAATTAATGATACACAATTAAATAATGCCTTGGAAGATATCACTGACTGTTAAAAATTGATTACGGCCACACCAAGACAAAGAGTTCATAATGTTTGTCCATATTCAACCAGTAATTTCATTACTAAACTTAAAAACTATGCAATACATATAAGATGGGTTATATTAACTTCATTATATTAATGTCGTAGGTTTTATTGGATTCTCATACGCATGGTGCCTAAATTAATGGAGTAACCTTTACTAACTTAACTCTAGAAAACGTGAAAAATATGACCTTTTGCCATTAATTGTCGCTTTAGATACCGAATGGAACTAATACACGCTAAAAGGTGGAAAGCAAAGAATAGAAAATGCAAAACGGTACCACCATTTAGACTTCCCATTTAAATAACAAGGTGGTGGAACTTGTGGTTTTCACGTGTGTCACCACATGAGAAATCTCATTATGCAGGTGAAAAATTCCAGATCTTCACGTTTGTGATTTTGTCAATTTTGACTCGTTAAGTAAACACCAATGAGAATATATTACCCAAATAAGACTAACCTCGCATATCCTTTGCATGCAAATATTACGAGCGCTCTAAAATGCAATTTCAAGAATACTAGAGAAGAATCAGCTGCCTTGTTGCTTGGAAAAGTATATTCTCAAAAGAGAGCTGTCATGCAAAGTAGTGATTGTTAGGATCGCATGACAATTCTCTAAGGgtataataaaatttgcatCAGGTGATATCTAGACCATGTTTTATGGTTTGTTTTCCTTACCAACGCCATTAGATGCAGAATAATTCAATGAGTCTGGAATAGGTCTCAGCTATGAAATTGGAGATCAAATGTTTGCAAAAATTGACTTGGGGTGAAAAGgaggattttttatttatttttaaatcggATAATCTAtttcccctttttctttttctctctcttctttctttttttttctttctttcttcttcttcctctcaaattgggccgaagtccaattttcctccctctttcttcttcttcttcctttctttttcccttccttctcaaattgggccgaagtccaattttcctccctctttctttttcctttttctttttctttttctccttcccgggccggcccagccgagccggcccacttcccctcggccggcccagccgaccaactccggcctcctccgcccgcgcgccacctccctcgcgggccgccgctcggcccagctgccCCAAGCCGCCAGCCCAACTCGCCACCTCGccacgcccgcgcccgcgagtccgcgccgcctccctcctcccctcgcgccactgacaggtggggcccacctgtcagcgaccaagtTTCgctgcgcccgcgccgcgccgcgccggccgagtccgcctccgcccgactcctccggacgccgcgccgccgctacaaccgccgccgc
This window harbors:
- the LOC121054151 gene encoding lectin-like, producing MTMNKAAGVVAVVAAVAFAAAVTTAHAQTCGKQNDGMICPSNLCCSQWGYCGLGSDYCGTGCQSGACCKSQRCGSQGGGATCPNNQCCSQYGYCGFGSEYCGSGCQNGPCRADIKCGPNAGGKLCPNNLCCSQWGYCGLGSEFCGTGCQSGACCPEKRCGRQAGGAKCPNDFCCSSGGYCGLGGNYCGSGCQSGGCYGSGAAADMAAILPNNRTLSFDGVIKSVAELDQ